DNA from Leptospira neocaledonica:
GTAATTCTGAGAATAGAATTCCTCACTCGCAAATCTATCTCTGTCCTTTTCTTTTGTTATTTCCATATTCGCTTCTAATTAACGTGCAGATCATCGTTTGGCACATGCTATCTATCGGAGATTAAAACTCTATTCGAATATTTGTCTTCCTTAAGGTTTTAGAGACATATAACCCTTTTTGACCTTAGCACTTAAGTTATATACTAATCTTTTTCCCGTTTGGAACACCGAACAGAGGAGCCCACTTCTTCTTCAAGAGAAGTATATAATAAAAAATTAATATTTAAAAAGAGTATTAAATTCAATCGTCCACGAACAGCTCATCACAAAACGGGCTATCTTTCGTAATCCTACTTTCCAGAAGATTAAAAGCGACTCTTCTAAAATAAGGACGAATTAACTTTTCATAATACTTTTTAGATCTTTGGTGGGCATAAGGATCCGAAAAGTAGATCTCCTTCTTCATTCTTGTGTAATCATTCTTGGTCGGAACCGTAAAATAGAGATAATTCGTAATCTTATGTAGTTTTTCAAAGACCTTAGGTAGATGTTTGTCTTCTATATATTGAACCACAGAATTACAAATACCAAGAGTGAAAGGAGGAAGATGAATATGTTTCAGCTCTAGATCTTGGATCGTAGAATGTAAAAAGGAAAGATTATAAGAACGGATCCACTTCTGTTTAGCGATCGCATCTATCATTTCTTCAGATGGATCGACTGCAAATACACGATTCGGTTGGAATATTTTTACGAATTCTTTTAAAAGCAACGCCTTACCGAACCCGAAATCGGCGATACTCCTGGGATGCACCTGCATCAGATCAAAAACGGACTTTATATATTTTGCATGTTCTTTCGCGTTGAAAGAAGCATCTACGTCCTTCCCGCTTCCATAAATCTCATTCCAGTAGGAAGTTTCGAATGGTAGACCGTTGGCTCCGTAAGCGATATAATCGGAGTCTTGCGGTTTTTTATTCATACATCAGGAGCCTTGGAAGAAGAAAACCAAGAAATAAAGATTGCTTTCAGATCATCATAACCTTTTTGGTCGGAAAGTTCCGACTTAGCTTCGATGGATCTGGTCTTTAAAGTTTTTAAACTAGGATCAGTTTGTATCCTTTTCCATAAGAATCCATTGATCAGTATTCTTTCTCCAGATAAGAAAAGGAACGGAGTATTCTTCGCTTTTACTTCTCTCACTAAAAGTTTTCTGTCTACTGCCCAGACTTCGGATAAAAGAATATAATCTTTTTCTCTCATTTCTGGAGAAGAAGTGAAATTGGTCTTTTGTTTAGAAGTAAAATATAAATAAGCAGAAGTTTCAGGAGAAACATAGATCCTTTCGTCCTGATTTAGCACCAATCTTCCTCTTAAGGAGGAAACATCCTTTGCAAGCGCACTTAACCTTACCTTGTCCACACCTAAAATAGGACGGATTGTAAAATATCCCGAAACCGCAATCAATGCAAAAATCCCGATAGAAGCAGGAAGAGAGTTTAATTCCTTTTCAGAACGAAGTAGAAAATTACCTACAAACAGAATTAAAATAAAAGAGCCGAAACCTAATAAGTACTTCCATACGGCCCCGCCCATAAACGCAAAAGAATGAGCCCCGTAAAAATTAAGATTTCCTAATAGAATAATCCCGAGCACAAGAACGGAAAGATATCCGAATAAGAAAAGTTTAGGAAGGTTCCTTCTTTTGAAAAATACGGATTGTTGCTTCTTCTTCTCTCTGATTCCTACTGTCCCTGCTTTGATCACAAAAATGGTAAATCCGATCAGAAAAAAAGTGAAATGGGAGAAAAACCCAAGCACTGTGCAGGAGACTAAGATCAAAAGATCGATTACAGTTTCCATCCGGAAGGAAAGAAAAAGCACGAGTAAAAATGAAAAGCTTACCAATTCTCCCAGCATATTTAGAGGAACTAAATAAGAGAATGGATTAATCGCCGCTAGGTAACAGAACAGATAATGATTCAGTTTCCAGGTCTCTCTTTCCATAATATAAGCGCAAAGATGTATCCCTAAACTCAGGAAAAACGCTCCGAAAGATAGATAAGCGGGTATATAATTCAAACCAAAGATCGATTTCCAAAAGGATAAAAGCAAAAATGGAAGAGGTTCCTGGAAGGAGAAAAATTTTCCGTCTTCCGAAAGAGAACGTAATTCTGCCAATGTCCGGAAACTTTCTCCGTTGGAAGGATCTCCATGCCAGGAATAGAGAAGAGTCAAAAGACCGGTGAGAAACAGCGTTGAGAGTAAAATGAGCGCGGGGTTTGCTTTTCTGTTTCTTTCCAAGTCCATGCGGCAGAATTCTCTCCAACGGATTTCGGAGCTACGTTAAAAATTTAGGTGAAATTATACCAACACATTTTGAACTAAACTAAGAGGCATATTCCGAGGGCAAGAAGATGGAAAAAAAAGACCATATCCTTTACGATAAGACCGGAAATCCTAGCAAAGAGCCGGCTTGGATTTTCAGAACTTACGCGGGTCACACAAACGCGAAGGAGTCCAACGAACTCTTTAGAAAAAACCTGGCAAAGGGTCAAACTGGCCTTTCCATCGCGTTTGATCTTCCCACACAATGCGGTTATAGCTCGGATCATGCAATCGCTAAGCCGGAAATCGGCAAAGTAGGAGTTCCAATCAACACTTTGGAGGACTTCCGCATCCTATTCGATCAAATCCCGATCGAAGAAATGAACACTTCCATGACCATCAATGGTACTTCCATGTGGTTACTTTCGCTATATGTGGCTTTGGCGGAAGAAAGAGGAGAAGACGTTTCCAAACTCCAGGGAACCACTCAAAACGACATAATTAAAGAATATTTGGCTCGTGGGACTTACATTTTTCCTCCGGAGCATTCTATCCGAATCATCGTGGATATGTACGAATATTGTTTGAAAAGAATTCCGAAATGGAACCCATCCAATATTTGTTCTTACCATTTACAAGAAGCAGGAGCAACTCCTGTTCAAGAGTTAGCATTCGCACTCGCGACAGGAATGGCCATCCTGGATGCAGTTAAAGAAAGAAACTGTTTCACTCACGAAGAATTCGAACAATGTGTTGGTAGGATCTCCTTTTTCGTAAACGCAGGAATTCGATTCATCGAAGAAATGTGTAAGATGCGTGCCTTCTCCGATATGTGGGAAGAAATTACCGTAGGAATCTATCAGGTTAAAAATGAAAAATATCGCCGTTTCCGTTATGGAGTTCAAGTAAACTCTCTCGGACTCACCGAAGAACAACCTGAGAACAATGCTTGGAGAATTTTGATCGAAGCTTTAGGAGTTACCTTAAGCAGAGATGCAAGATGTAGAGCTCTTCAACTTCCTGCATGGAATGAGGCGCTTTCTCTTCCTCGTCCTTGGGACCAACAATGGTCTCTTCGTTTGCAACAGGTTCTCGCTTACGAAACCGACTTATTGGAATACCCGGACTTATTCGAAGGTTCCAGAGTTGTAGAAAGTAAAGTAAAAGATTTGGTGGAAAACGCAAACAAAGAGATCCAAAAGATCAAAGAAATGGGCGGGGCTATCAAGGCGATCGAGAATGGATATATGAAAGCCCAACTCGTAAAATCCCAAGCGGAAAGACTCGCCAAGATCAATAACGACGAACTTATCATCGTTGGAAAAAACAAATGGAAAGAAGGGATCCCTTCCCCACTTACAAACGATCCTGACGGAGGGATTTTCAAAGTAGATCCTAAATCCGCAGAACAAACCTTAAAAGTATTGTCCGATGTAAAAGCAAGAAGGGACGCGAAGAAGGTCGCAGAAACTCTAGCAAGATTGGAAGAAGATGCTAAGAACGGAAAGAACCTGATGTTCGCTTCCGTAGAATGTGCGAAGGCTCTTGTGACTACAGGAGAATGGGCAGATACACTCAGAAAAATATTCGGAGAATATCGCCCATCCACCGGGGTAGAAGGACAAAAACTCAATTTGGAGTCTGACAAAGTATCTAATGTCAGAAGCAAAGTAGAAAAATTCCAAAAAGCAACAGGTGCCCGACCTAAGATCGTAGTTGGTAAACCTGGATTAGATGGCCATTCCAACGGCGCAGAGATGATCGCAGTTTCCGCAAAACATGCTGGATTCGACGTGATCTACTCTGGGATCAGACTCACTCCGGAAGAAATTGTACAATCTGCAGTCGAAGAAAACGCGAATGTGATCGGAGTATCCATCCTTTCCGGTTCTCACGTAGAACTTGCAGAGCAAATATTCGCAGAATTAAAACATTATAAAGCGGATATACCTGTTGTCTTCGGAGGAATTATCCCTCAGCCTGATTTCGAAAAATTACATTCCATCGGAGTGAAGGCTATCTTTACTCCTAAAGATTATGATCTTATGGATGTAATGGATCGTATCATAGACATCGTATCCGAGAAGATCCCAGCTTCCGTTTAAGGCATGACCGTACGGTTTGCAGAAAAGGAACTCAAAGAACTGATCCAAGAAGCTTCCCAAGGGGAAAAATATCCTCTTGCGAAGCTGATCAGCGAATTAGAAAGGCCGAATTCATTCGAATTTCGTAAAGTTCTATTCAAAGAATTAGAAAACTCTGGCTTCAACGGAAGCCATTCCGTCACTATCGGATTTACAGGAACTCCTGGAGCTGGAAAGTCCTCACTCTTAGGAGAGATCTCCACCAAATTTTTACAAACAGTCCCCGACAAAAAAATGGCGGTAGTTGCCATAGACCCTTCTAGTCATATCAGTGGGGGTTCTTTACTCGGAGATAGAACCAGACTTTCTTTACCAGTACGAGAGAAGAGGATCTTTTTTAGATCCCAACCAAGTCAATTGGAACTGGGGGGTCTAAATCCTTACACATATCATGTGATCCGACTACTTCGTTGTTTTTTCGATTTTATATTCGTGGAAACAGTAGGGATTGGTCAAAACGAGATAGAAGTCTCCAAACTGGCGGATCTTTCCTTTTTAGTCATGGTGCCTCTAGGAGGCGATCAGATCCAGTTCATGAAAAGTGGGATCATGGAAGTCCCGGATGCATTCATATTAAATAAATGTGATGAAGAAAATCTTGCAAGAGCAAGTTATCATACTCTTTCCACTACTCTCGAGTTCTTGAGAGATATCGTCCCTGGAGGAAGTATCCCTCCTATTTTTCTGACCAGTGTAAAAACTAAAAAAGGAATCCAAGAACTCTTGGATTTTGTTTTAAAAAGTAAACCTCATCCCAAAAGATCTTCTGAAACCAAAATCCAGATCGAAAAATGGATCAAAACCGAGTATGGAAATTTTGGGCTTTCTTTCTCCGAAACATTGGGCAATTCTCCTCCAAAAAAATACGAAGAATGGGAAAACTTTTTTAATTCCGAAATTCGGAAAAGATTATCGTGAAATTTAAATAAATTATTGATTGATTAAAAAGAATTTTTTTGTCCAATCATTGGATGAAATTTTCGACCGGTTTATTCTTCTCAAGCCTCCTTCTTTTATTTTCTTTCAGTTCTGCATTTTCAGAAGAGCTTAAATTTGTTCATCCGACAAATGCAGTTGGTGGAACTTTCTCCGGTATTAAAAAACGAGCGGAACTTCCCTCACCTACTGTTTCCGGTACCGGCTTAAAAGCAGTCGCAATCGTTGGTGAAGTCGATGGGAACGAAGGACCCAAAACTAGAGAATATATAAACAATATCAAAAGTTTAGTAAAAGTCCTAAAAGATAGAGGAGTTTCCGTCAGCGAATTTTATCCGCCCAATAATCCTTGGTCGGGGATCAAAGAAGCATCACAAAATGCGAATATAGTTCTTTATGCCGGGCATGGAGTCGGAACCAATTTGGATCAATCTCCTTATGATCAAAAGTCCGTAGGTGGATTTTATTTGGGAAAAGAATTCGTTTCTAATGAGCAAATTTCTTCCGGTTTGAAACCTGCACCCGGAGCAATCGTTCTATTTTTAGGCGCTTGTTTTACGGCGGGAAATATGGCCTACGATATGGGAGTGATCCGAGACGAAGAAACTAAAAAAAGAATTTCCATGTATTCTTCTCCTTTTTTGGAGACCGGATTCAAAGGTTATTATGCTACTTGGGCCCCCTGGACCGCTCAGACGATTTTAGCATTATTATTTACTAATAAAAGCTACGGAGATGTTTATTTCAGCCAAACGAATCCTCAAGAAGTGACTAAAATTTCTCATCCTCGTTCTTCCGGATCTTCTTTGTATTATCATACTAAACCTCCTGCTTCCAAACCTGTTTACGATTATGCATTTGCAGGAGACCCTTCTAATGTTTTGAAATCCGAGAATTCAAATACGGATACCGAAACCAAAATTTCGGAAGAAGAAAGACTGAAACAAAATCGTATACTGATCGCAAGTCTTTACGATAAGAATGAAAACAAATCCTTGGAATCTTTAGAAAAAGGTGCAGATCCGAACGCAGATTATATGGGCTGGAAGCCTATCCATCTTGCGATCGTATTCGATCTTCCGAATGTAGTGAAAGAATTAGTCCGCAAAAAAGCTTCTATCAATGCTCAGGCAGAAGGTTATACTCCTTTGTCTATGGCTCTTGCTTATGAGCGTAAAGAGATCGCAGACTTTTTAGAAAAAGAAGGCGGGACTAGAAGCAGGGCAGCATTTAAAAAACCGAATATTCCGAATTTGAAAAAGTAGAAGTGCCTACATTATAGTAGCCCGATCCCTGCAAAAATCTGCCTTTTTTGCGGGGAAAACCTTCTAATGAGACCATAATCGCTTATATTTCCCTCTTTTCCCCTCACATTTTTTGCAACCTGCCCTCCCAAAATGACTCCTATCTTTTAGAAAAAAAGGGAGCCCTCCATGGCAATCATTCTAAGTTTTTTTGCGGCACACTGGATTTTAGCCGCTTTCGTTCAATCGTTCTATTTACATCGTTATTCTGCTCACCAGATGTTCAAACTGAACCGCTTCTGGGAAAAGTTCTTCTATTTCTTTACTTTTTTTGTGCAAGGATCTTCCTTCCTCAATCCAAGAGCGTATGCAATTCTTCACAGAAGACACCACGCTTACAGCGACACCGAAAAAGATCCTCATTCTCCTGTAGCTTCTAAAGGATTTTTCGATATGATGTGGACCACCGCAGTTGTTTACGAAAACATTTTAGATCGTAAGGAGGACGTGGAGAAGGAATTCAAAGGAAATTATCCGGAGATCCCTTGGTTCGATCGTTTTGCGGATTCTTGGTATGTTCGTTTGTTCTTCGGAACTGGTTATACTCTTTTCTATATGGCATTCGTCCCAGCTGATGCAGTTTGGTTATATGCTTTATTACCGATCCATTATCTAATGGGACCGACTCACGGTGCGGTTGTAAACTGGTGCGGACATATGTATGGTTACCGCAACCACGCAAAAAATCCGGACAATTCCAAAAACACTCTTCCAGTGGACTTCTTGATCATGGGAGAATTGTACCAAAACAATCACCACGCACACCCGAACTCTCCGAACTTCGCGTTCCGTTGGTTCGAGTTGGATCTTACTTACCAAGTGATGAAGATACTACATTTTATGGGAATTATCACCATCCAGAGAGCTGTGTGGACAGAGAAAGGAAGAAAAGAACTTTCTGGTACGGCACCTTCTCCTTTAGCTGATGTAGCTTAAAATTTTTCTAACTTAGTGAGTTTTAAAGCCGCTTGGAAACAGGCGGCTTTTTTTATTCTTCTCGGATCCTGTCCAAGTCCCCTCTCATTTCTTTGTCGTATTCTTCCATTAAGAGAGGATAAAATTCTGAGTTTAATTCTATTTTTCCGTTTAATACTAATTGGAATAATGCGCGGACCAATTCTTCTTTTTCGAAGCCTGTACAGATCCATTCCAGAAGTTCCAATGCCAGATCCAGTCTACCTTCTTCCGAGATGGTTTTGCGGAAAAGTTCTAAGACTTCTTTTTCTTTTCCAGCTTCCAGGAAACTCCTGAGTTCCACTGGCATACTTTGTAATAGAATCTGCTTTTTTGCGTTCGGAGTAAAAAGAAATTCCGGCTGTCCTTCGGGTAAATGAGAAAGAATTGCCTTTTGAATTTCTTCTTTAGAATGCCCTAATTTAATTAGAGTCCTTCCCAAAACTTCCCCCAGTACGAAGTCCTCCAGAGGGTGAAATGGAAATCCCTGCTTTTTCGGTTCCTGATCTTCCATCCTGTTAGAGTTCAAAACAGTTAGTCTGCGGTCAAGCAGAGCGAACAACCAACTAACGATTCATTAGGTGGGATATTTTTGTAACCTGAATTTCACGAAACCTTAGTACGAATGGGATTTTCCCGGTGTAAGGTTTGGGTCTCTTTTTTTAGGAAAAGAAAAAGGCTAAAAATACAAAGTGTGCCTTCCCGATCTAGGGAGATTTCATTTCCGGAACAATATATGAGCTTTAGACAAAAAATTTTTCTCATTCTGGGAGCAAGTCAGCTTCTTTTAGTACTTATTCTTGCGATCACATTCATCCAAATGATCGACCAAGTCAAAAACGAACCCCAGGACAAAAGAGCATTAGACCGCTCTCTGGAGTTCAGAAAAGAACTCAAACATAAGGAAGAGGTCATCCGACTTCTTCTAAAAGAAATAGAGAGAAACCAAAAGACTCTTTCTATTTTGGAGAACGGTTTGGGAAACAGAGGTATTCTTCAAGGCAACCTAGAATATATCAAAGGGATCATGACACAGTATGGTCTTTCTATCTTTGAGATTCACGATAAGACAGGACATGTTTACTTTAGATTCCATAGACCGGCCGATTACGGAGACGATAAGTCAGGGCAGAAGATCGTACAAGAGGCGCTTCAAGGTAGGATCGCTTCTACCCTTGAGATCGGACATAGCGGTCTTGGCCTTAGAGTCACTGCCCCACTGAAGAACGGTGGGATCATGATGGTGGGCCAGGTGGTGGACGATAAGTTTATCCAGGCAATCACGGGTTCCGAGGATGTTCATCTTGCCATTTATGAAAAAGAAAAACTGATCTCCTTTTCGGATAGTACCATCTCCAAATATTTGGGAGATAGAAAGCCGAAGGATCTTGCGGGAATTTCCAGATTCACTTTGGAAGGAAGACATTATTATCTTACTCAAGTACCTTATGAAAACCAAGGATTAAGTAATCTTAAACTGGATTTTGTTCTTTTGATAGATGAGACCGAATTGTACGAATCTACTCGAAATCTTTGGTTGTATTGTGGGTTGATCGCTCTTGCGGTTTTCGGCGGTATCTTATTCGCATCTTATAGATTTTCCAGAGATATTATAGACGCCGTTAAGGCTCTTAACTTCGCAATGCAGAACCCGAATGAGGACGAATCTAAAATTGTAGATTTAAATCGCTCCGATGAATTGGGAGAAATGGCAGAAGTATTCATCGAAATGAAGAAGGATCTTTTGGACCACCAAATGTTCTTGGAAAAGAAGGTGGAAGAGAAGACAAAAGAATTGCAGGAAACCCTGGACGATCTCCGCGCGCTGAAGGAAAAACAAGACGGAGATTATTATCTCACTTCCCTACTTCTTCGTCCTCTCGCTACCACTAAGTATGAGAGTCAGAATACTAAGATCAGCGGTATCTTAAGACAAAAGAAAACTTTCGTATTCAGAAAAAGAGAATCGGATATCGGCGGAGATCTGGTTTCGATCAGCGAGATCACGTTGTACGGCAAAAAATTCCTGAGCATCATGAACTCGGATGCAATGGGTAAATCCATCCAAGGCGCTGGCGGTGCACTTGTAATGGGAACCGTATTCAAAGCAATCGTAACAAGGACACAACTTTCCAGAAGTAACCAGAAGAAAACTCCTGAAAAATGGCTCAAAGACTGCTATACAGAATTACAAAATGTATTCGTTACCTTCGACGGAACAATGTTAGTTTCCGCATTACTCTGCCTTCTGGACGAAGAAACAGGAGCATTATATTCTATTAATGCAGAACATCCTAATATGGTATTGTATCGGGACGCAAAAGCAGGCTTCTTGGATTCAGACTTCCCCATTCGCAAACTCGGTTTCTCTGAAAACACTACGGAACCTTTAGTGAGAGTAGATAAACTGGAAGCAGGAGACAAAATTTTCTTAGGATCCGACGGAAGAGATGATATTCTTCTTTATGATCCGAATTCTCCAGAACCTGTGATGAATGAGGACGAAAATTTATTCCTTAGATTCGTGGAACTTTCCGGAGGAAATTTAGAAGATCTGGAAAGATTGATCAGTGCCGCAGGAGAAATTTCGGACGATCTAAGTCTTTTAAGTATCGGTTATAAAGAAGCAGAAGTGTCTTCTTCTCGCACAAAAGCGGTTTCCGAGGAATACAATAGACTTCTGCAAATCGGCATCAAGGAATACAAAAAAGGAAATACCGAAAAGACTAAGGAAGTTTTTGCACAAGCATTAGAGATAGACGATTCGGATCCTGCTCTCTACAAACAAATGGCGAGGATCTGTATCAACGCGAAAGAATTCGAAGAAGGTGCAAAATATTCGGATGCTTATCTTTCCAAGATCCCATTCGACAATGAGTATATCTTCTATCTTTCCTATTGCCTTAGAAAGACCAAGGATTACTGGAAGTCTCTGGAATTCGCGGAAAAACTCAGATCCAGGGAACCTGAAAATATTAGAAATTTAAAACATTTAGTGGCTTTATACAGACTTACTGGAAATCGAATGAAATTCAGAGCCACTATGTCCGTTCTAAAATTGATCCTGGCAGACTCGGATCCTAAGACAAATAATTCTTCGGAACCCGCATTGGTTTGATTTTTTTCGTTTTCTGGGAGACCTAGATCCGTCCAAATTGGTAATCCATGTCGGCGGAAATGCGAAAAAAGATCGAATCTGTTCTGGTTGTTATCAAAAGAACAAAGTACGAATTAGATCTGGAGAGTTACGGCTCTCTGGACGAATTCAAAAGAGTAGCAGAAATCCAAAATGATTCCTTCGCAAGGATCTACCAATCCCATCTCAGGCAGATCCAAAGTAGAGAACAGTTAAAAGTCACTTTTCCGAATGGAAAGTTTATCTTCCGAGAAGAATTAGAAAATATAGATATTGCTGACTACGATCTGGTCATCGCATTAGGCGGAGATAATCATTTTACTTATGTTGCCCATCATGCTTTGGACAATTTAGTTTTGGGATGTAATTCGGATCCTGAAACTTCTGTAGGAGCACTTCTATCCTTTCATACCTCGGATATTTCAAATGCAGTTTCCCGAAATTGGGAAAATATTAAAATAGAAGAATGGCCCAGGATCAATGTTAGAATCGAATATCCGGACGGCAAAGCGATTGAGACATTCCAAGGGATCAGTGAAATTTCTATTCGAAACAATAGTCCCGATTTAACGAGTCGATTCCTGATCTCTCATGAAAAGGTCTCTGAAGAACAGAAATGTTCCGGCCTTCTGGTGTATACCGGAGCGGGTTCTACTGGTTGGGTTATGTCTTGCGAAAATAAAGACGTAAGCTTTGACAAGCAGGAGCCATATTTCAAAGTGTACTGTAGAGAGTTGCGCAAGAAAGAAAGTTTCCAGTACAAGCTGGATCACTTCACGGTTCGCAATTCTTTCCGTCTAATATCCGAAATGCGCGGGGGGATCTCCATCGATTCCTTGGCGGAACGTATTTACGATTTCCCTCCCGGGGCCAAAGCGGACTTTTCCGTTTCTCCGGAAAGATTGCGGGTGGTGGTGCAAAAACATGGATAGTTTGAAAATTCTGGAACAGGATGCAGGCAGAGAGATCAAAGTATATTTGGTTTCCGGCCGACTGGACGAATCCACCTTCCCTCTATTTAAGGAAAAAGTATTGGATGTGACTCACGCAAGCAATACTGTCTTAAATTTATCCGATCTCAAATATGTTTCTAGTTCCGGCATTCGTGCAATCTTCGAATTAAAGAACAGACTTACTGGAGAAGGCAAAAAACTTCTGCTCACAGAAGCTGGAGAGAAGGTTATACAGATCTTCAATCTATTAGGTCTTTGGAAACCTTTCGCTCATTTCGAAAAAGAAGAAGACGCTATCGCTGCCTGTCTTAAAAACTAAGCTCTTCTGATCGCGACCACTGCTGGCCTGGGTATATCTCCCTTTGTTCTAGCAGGCCAACGGCTTGTAGGAACATCATAATCCCTAGTATCTTCTCCCGGATGCTGTACGGATAAGAATAAAAACTCTTCGTCAGGTGTAAACCATGGACCCGTGAGTTCTGCGCCAATCGGAGCAGAAGCAAATTGGAATGCCTTGCCTGAGTCTTCTCCGTTTGTAGGAATAAAAAATAGTCCGTTGTTCCCGAATTTTTTGAAGATGGATTTTCCGAGCAAACGCGTAGTCATATCCGTGACCATCCAAAGATTTCCGAAAGAGTCAAAAGCTAAATTATCCGGAGAAGAAAATCCACTCTTCCCTCCCCCCGCAACAAATACCTCGAACTCGAAACGAACAGATTCTGCATCCGAGTTTTCCTCTTTGATACGAACGATCTGTCCGTAAAAATTTCCATGTGAATCGTTATTGGTAAAGGAAACAAAAACAGATTTATCTAATGGATGAACTTCCAGATCTTCGGGTCTATCCATCGGAGTTCCGCCTGCAGTTT
Protein-coding regions in this window:
- a CDS encoding STAS domain-containing protein, with the translated sequence MDSLKILEQDAGREIKVYLVSGRLDESTFPLFKEKVLDVTHASNTVLNLSDLKYVSSSGIRAIFELKNRLTGEGKKLLLTEAGEKVIQIFNLLGLWKPFAHFEKEEDAIAACLKN